One Grus americana isolate bGruAme1 unplaced genomic scaffold, bGruAme1.mat scaffold_166, whole genome shotgun sequence genomic window, GAGCCGGCAAAGCCCAGCACGGTCGCAAGCGCCCTAGGAGCAGGGTCGGCTCCACAGCGCTCGCCCTACCGGAGGCCTGCCCGCGCTGGGACAGGAGGCGGCCGacgctcccctctgccctgctctgccaccctggTCCCTGTAGCGAACTTTCTGTGGAGCTCAGCAGGCCTTCGTCCCAGCAGAGACGGCTCCTTTCCTGTTGCCGGACTGAGCGGCTTGCTTGAGCAGGGCATGGATTTGCAGAAAGACACAGCGCAGCCTTCCCATTGCTTTTAGAAACGCCATCCCCTCTGTCTCTGGGACACGTCTGGTGCAGGACTGATTGGGGGAAAACCCGGGGCTTACgcagactccacagcctccGTAGATTTATGTAGCCCCCATAGACTCCGGCTGAGCAAATGCCTCCTGACTCAGTGGATGTGTTGGGGATTTTTCCTAGCCAGCCCCAGGCTTTGGGTGTGCAATTGCTGCCACCAGCTCTGGAACAAGAAAGCTTGCTTTCAgcttggtttttgtcagttgaGGCTTGTGGCCCTATGCGTCAGGTACAACAGCCTGAAACCATGTCTTCAGCTGCCTGTCTGGGTTAACTGAATACGTTTAATTTCTAGGACGCCTCTGCATCTTGCTTGCGCGAATGGCCATGCAGACGTTGTGCGATTTCTAGCAGGAAAGAAGTGCCAGCTAAACCCTCGTGACAGCTTGAAGAAATCGCCGCTGATGAAGGTACACGGGCTATGTTATGCCGCTGTACGTTGGGCTTATCGATTATGCGCTGAGTGATACATACCTTACGTGATTCTTTAGGTAGGCCTGCGTAGAAACAGGTACGCTGTAGtcagcagggaaggggcataTGTTGCCTAATCTTTGAAGACGCTCGTACTTTACAGcactggggggctgcgggagtTCTGACAGAGAGAAACATAGGTGTTGGAAGTTATTCCTCCTTTGTGTCTTATTTCCAGGCAGTAGACCACCAGCACAAAGACTGTGTGACTATTCTGCTGGAGCACGGTGCCAAACCCAACCTCAAAGGTGCTGGCGGCAACACTGCCCTTCACATGGCTGCTGTCATTCCTAGCAAACCTCTAGTGGAGCTGTTACTTGAGCACAATGCCCATATCGATGCTCAGAATGAGGTAAGCTTGGACTTTGGGTAAGGCTCCTCTTCCCAAAACTTGCTTGACTTCCTGTGTTCTTCTAAGGGAGataatttctcctttcagttgGGGTACACTCCGCTTACTCTTGCGATCACCGAGCGCTGTGAAGAGATGGTTGAGTTCCTTCTCCAAAAAGGAGCTGACGTGCATGCTCGAGATAAGCATGAAAGGTGATGGGTTTGTCAAAAGTGCGCGTGAGACTCCTTAGCGTTGTCCAAGTTGGATTGATGGGAGGCATAGGAATGAGCTTTGAAAAAGAACCAGGAGCTGCCCGGAAGGAGCTCCTTCTGTGTGACTTGTGAAAGCAGACCCGCACTCGGCCGCTCTCTTACTTCAGGGGACAGTTTCCACACTGAGGACTGCCAGAAAGCATTGGCTGTGGTGCCCTGCACGCACGcaccctgctctgggcaggtgGTTGGCctggagacctcctgaggtcctgCCAACCTGAATTCTCCAACGCTTCCACGTGTTCGGCTGTGCTTTCACTCTGCCTGTcggagaggggaaaatgaatTGTTTGGGGAGCAACGGGGGACTGAAGTAATGGCAATGCAATGTCCACAGAAGCTGATGTCTTGCCTATCATCTCTTGGATGCTTTAGGACCCCTCTTATGATTGCTGTTCTTGCTGGGAATATGAATACAATAAAAAGCCTTCTTCGACATGGTGCTGATCTTTCTCATCAAGACTGTATTGGCAAGCAAGCTACGCACTATGCCAGAGAGTTAACGCTTTACACCAAGTAAGTGTTTTACGTCCTCATTAGAGCAGATGCATTCTCAGAATGACCGTGCTGATGTACGGCCCTTTTTGGTAACATCACTGGGGTTTAATGAGGTGTTGAAGCTGGGCTCAGTGACATCTTCCGATGCATCTCTTTCCGGGTCAAGCGTGGATTTGGATGTTGAAGGGCTACTTCCCCCCCAGAGTTCACTCTGACAATTCACTTGTGTGCTGCCAAGCTACATACACACACCTGTGGCGGTATTTTTACCGaatgcatttccttcctttatatatatatatctatctatctatatctcTATATTTCGTTCTGTATATAGTATTGCTGAGCAACTGGAGGAATACATCAGGTGTGAAATGACAGGAGAATGTTCTGCGGGAGGCACAGAAGGCCCAGCAGTACTGGACAGCTTTTGCGCTGGGACAGCTGCTCATTGTCCCTTGGGGGGACCTGCAATGACCAGAGCAGGTAGGATCCTTCTGCCATGGAGGAGGTGATGAGGAAAAATCACTATTGCCTGTAACACAATGATAACCCATTCGTTTGAGAGCAGAGCATGATGGATGGGGAAGAGTAGAGTGAAACAGGCAAAGCAGCATAGCACTTCTTAACTCCTTTGTAGGTGtcttgccagcagcagcagaacagcaagaggaagaagTTCACACTCCTTCTGATTCTAAGGTACCTTCTCTGAAAGAGGCAGTGGGGCCCACGCCGCTCgcttgcttttgggcttgtCTTCGGGAGGTGTACTTTGGCCCCTTTTGAAAGCCCCGCTCAACAGAGATGCCTAGCACGCTGGCCCCGTTTGCCCTTTTGGTTCTTTCCGTTGCCTGATACCACGTTACGCGCGTTGGCTGAGGCGGGAACTTTGTGCGTGGAAACGGGTCGAGAAGGAGTCTGTGCCAGTTCTCACgtgtgtcttttgaattacCCAGACGGATTCCGAAGCTCCAAACAAAGCGTCAGCCGGCGCGGTGCTTCCAACTGCGGACAGACACGGAGCGTGCGCACAGTCCGTTGCAGGGGAGCGCGGCAATGGTAATTTCCTGGCGGACTAAATGGTTACCTTTGCAAGCTTCTCTGGAGTGAAGccgatggggaaaagcagagtgaaataagcactcccagcagcatcgtgcttcttacctcctttgtaggtgtctgcccagcagcaggagcagaggaagaggacgaCTCTCCTTTTGATTCTgaggtagaatcatagaatcctctagcttggaaaagacttcccttcagagcatcgagtccaaccgtaaagCTAACAGGGCCAAGTCCACCCCTAAACggtgtccctaagcgccacgcctacacagtcttctaaatacctcccgGCATGGTgtctcaaccgcttccctgggcagcctgttccagggcttgataAGCCTTTccgcaaagaaatttttcctaagaacCGATCTAGACTTCCCTTGGTGCAagctgaggccgtttcctcttgtcctggcaCTTGCTATTTGGGGAAAGAGCCCGACACCCTCcgggctacaacctcctttcagtttagttgtagagagcaatcaggtctcccctcagcctcctttcctccaggccaaaaaaccctagttccctcagctgctcctccttagacttgctctccaggcccttcaccagcttcgttgctcttctttggacgcgctccagcaactcaatgtctgtcttgtcgtgaggggcccaaaactgaacacagtagtcaaGGGGTGGACTCAGCAGTGCCCACTACAAAGGGACGATCACGTCCCTAGTCCTGCAGGCCAcgctctttctgatacaagccaggatgctgttggccttcttggctgcctCGGCACAGTGCCGGTcatattcagctgcctgtcgaccaacacacccaggtccttttccaccgcgcagctttccagccactcttccccttctctgaaggagGCACTGGGGCCCCACGCTGCTCgcttgcttttgggcttgtttccctctattgctgcttctgccacgcGCTCGTAACTGGGGCCTTGACGTgccggtgctgcaggcaggctgttcaGTTAGGACAGGGACAAAAGGAGGTCAGGCTCATGACCTGGGTCTTCTAGCAGCTggcctttcagctgaatttccagtagAAGAATGAGGCAGTAAAGCTTCCCGCGGTTACAATCCTCTGAAATCCTACAAGGCTGGCGCTGTGAGGATTGCTGGCTTTGCACCACACcgctctctcctgcagatccCGTCAGGGTCAAATAGTTGCCCATAGCGCCTACAGTCCAGACGCttggcttctcctgcccaggtCCTCTCTATCTTGGGCAGGTGTACTTTGGCCCCTTTTGAAAGCCCCGCTCAACAGAGATGCCTAGCACGCTGGCCCCGTTTGCCCTTTTGGTTCTTTCCGTTGCCTGATACCACGTTACGCGCGTTGGCTGAGGCGGGAACTTTGTGCGTGGAAACGGGTCGAGAAGGAGTCTGTGCCAGTTCTCACgtgtgtcttttgaattacCCAGACGGATTCCGAAGCTCCTAACAAAGCGTCGGCCGGCGCGGTGCTTCCAACTGCAGACAGACACGGAGCGTGCGCACAGTCCGTTGCAGGGGAGCGCGGCAATGGTAATTTCCTGGCGGACTAAATGGTTACCTTTGCAAGCTTCTCTGGAGTGAAGccgatggggaaaagcagagtgaaataagcactcccagcagcgtcgtgcttcttacctcctttgtaggtgtctgcccagcagcaggagcagaggaagaggacgaCTCTCCTTTTGATTCTgaggtagaatcatagaatcctctagcttggaaaagacttcccttcagagcatcgagtccaaccgtaaagCTAACAGGGCCAAGTCCACCCCTAAACggtgtccctaagcgccacgcctacacagtcttctaaatacctcccgGCATGGTgtctcaaccgcttccctgggcagcctgttccagggcttgataAGCCTTTccgcaaagaaatttttcctaagaacCAATCTAGACTTCCCTTGGTGCAAGcggaggccgtttcctcttgtcctggcacttgctatttggggaaagagaccgacaccctccgggctacaacctcctttcagtttagttgtagagagcaatcaggtctcccctcagcctcctttcctccaggccaaaaaaccctagttccctcagctgctcctccttagacttgctctccaggcccttcaccagcttcgttgctcttctttggacgcgctccagcaactcaatgtctgtcttgtcgtgaggggcccaaaactgaacacagtagtcaaGGGGTGGACTCAGCAGTGCCCACTACAAAGGGACGATCACGTCCCTAGTCCTGCAGGCCAcgctctttctgatacaagccaggatgctgttggccttcttggctgcctCGGCACAGTGCCGGTcatattcagctgcctgtcgaccaacacacccaggtccttttccaccgcgcagctttccagccactcttccccttctctgaaggagGCACTGGGGCCCCACGCTGCTCgcttgcttttgggcttgtttccctctattgctgcttctgccacgcGCTCGTAACTGGGGCCTTGACGTgccggtgctgcaggcaggctgttcaGTTAGGACAGGGACAAAAGGAGGTCAGGCTCATGACCTGGGTCTTCTAGCAGCTggcctttcagctgaatttccagtagAAGAATGAGGCAGTAAAGCTTCCCGCGGTTACAATCCTCTGAAATCCTACAAGGCTGGCGCTGTGAGGATTGCTGGCTTTGCACCACACcgctctctcctgcagatccCGTCAGGGTCAAATAGTTGCCCATAGCGCCTACAGTCCAGACGCttggcttctcctgcccaggtCCTCTCTATCTTGGGCAGGTGTACTTTGGCCCCTTTTGAAAGCCCCGCTCAACAGAGATGCCTAGCACGCTGGCCCCGTTTGCCCTTTTGGTTCTTTCCGTTGCCTGATACCACGTTACGCGCGTTGGCTGAGGCGGGAACTTTGTGCGTGGAAACGGGTCGAGAAGGAGTCTGTGCCAGTTCTCACgtgtgtcttttgaattacCCAGACGGATTCCGAAGCTCCTAACAAAGCGTCGGCCGGCGCGGTGCTTCCAACTGCGGACAGACACGGAGCGTGCGCACAGTCCGTTGCAGGGGAGCGCGGCAATGGTAATTTCCTGGCGGACTAAATGGTTACCTTTGCAAGCTTCTCTGGAGTGAAGccgatggggaaaagcagagtgaaataagcactcccagcagcgtcgtgcttcttacctcctttgtaggtgtctgcccagcagcaggagcagaggaagaggacgaCTCTCCTTTTGATTCTgaggtagaatcatagaatcctctagcttggaaaagacttcccttcagagcatcgagtccaaccgtaaagCTAACAGGGCCAAGTCCACCCCTAAACggtgtccctaagcgccacgcctacacagtcttctaaatacctcccgGCATGGTgtctcaaccgcttccctgggcagcctgttccagggcttgataAGCCTTTccgcaaagaaatttttcctaagaacCAATCTAGACTTCCCTTGGTGCAAGcggaggccgtttcctcttgtcctggcacttgctatttggggaaagagaccgacaccctccgggctacaacctcctttcagtttagttgtagagagcaatcaggtctcccctcagcctcctttcctccaggccaaaaaaccctagttccctcagctgctcctccttagacttgctctccaggcccttcaccagcttcgttgctcttctttggacgcgctccagcaactcaatgtctgtcttgtcgtgaggggcccaaaactgaacacagtagtcaaGGGGTGGACTCAGCAGTGCCCACTACAAAGGGACGATCACGTCCCTAGTCCTGCAGGCCAcgctctttctgatacaagccaggatgctgttggccttcttggctgcctCGGCACAGTGCCGGTcatattcagctgcctgtcgaccaacacacccaggtccttttccaccgcgcagctttccagccactcttccccttctctgaaggagGCACTGGGGCCCCACGCTGCTCgcttgcttttgggcttgtttccctctattgctgcttctgccacgcGCTCGTAACTGGGGCCTTGACGTgccggtgctgcaggcaggctgttcaGTTAGGACAGGGACAAAAGGAGGTCAGGCTCATGACCTGGGTCTTCTAGCAGCTggcctttcagctgaatttccagtagAAGAATGAGGCAGTAAAGCTTCCCGCGGTTACAATCCTCTGAAATCCTACAAGGCTGGCGCTGTGAGGATTGCTGGCTTTGCACCACACcgctctctcctgcagatccCGTCAGGGTCAAATAGTTGCCCATAGCGCCTACAGTCCAGACGCttggcttctcctgcccaggtCCTCTCTATCTTGGGCAGGTGTACTTTGGCCCCTTTTGAAAGCCCCGCTCAACAGAGATGCCTAGCACGCTGGCCCCGTTTGCCCTTTTGGTTCTTTCCGTTGCCTGATACCACGTTACGCGCGTTGGCTGAGGCGGGAACTTTGTGCGTGGAAACGGGTCGAGAAGGAGTCTGTGCCAGTTCTCACgtgtgtcttttgaattacCCAGACGGATTCCGAAGCTCCTAACAAAGCGTCGGCCGGCGCGGTGCTTCCAACTGCGGACAGACACGGAGCGTGCGCACAGTCCGTTGCAGGGGAGCGCGGCAATGGTAATTTCCTGGCGGACTAAATGGTTACCTTTGCAAGCTTCTCTGGAGTGAAGccgatggggaaaagcagagtgaaataagcactcccagcagcgtcgtgcttcttacctcctttgtaGGTGTCTGCCCAGCAGTAGGAGCAGAAGACGAGGAGGATGATGACTCCTGGTTTGATTCTGAGGTACCTTCTCTTCCAGCTGTCGTCTGCTGGAGAGTGCAAAAAGTGCTGTGTTGCTAGCTCTCTGCGAAAGACAGGTACAGATGGTGACTCAAAGGTTGATGCTTACCTACCTATAGAGCTTGTCATTGTACAGAGAGCTGTTCTTGCTACCGAGTTAATTTTGGAGTGCTGCTGAGAGGAGGTTATGGAATCTTGACCTGAAGTGTATTTTGGGCCTCATTTCCTTCCCCGTGTGAAGCAGAAGGTCTGCATAAAGAGGGAGGACAGTAGGTTGGAAAAAGGCACGTGCGCAGACTCTCAGCCTATATTCCAAGGAGAATACTAAGCCTTTTCTGTGCcttaggaaagagaaagcctCATGAAGAGCTGACAATGATTTAGATGTGCTCAGCTGAGAAAGATGTCTGCAGATGCCTTCTGGTGGTGGCCAAAATCTCTTCTCTTTGAATTCACTGAGgcatagaagcatagaatggcttgggtcgGAAAGGtcctttaaagatcatgtagtccaaGCCCTTGCGGTGGGCAGGGATATCTTCCGctagatcagattgctcaaAGCCTTGTCCAGGCTGCCTTGGCACGCTTccggggatggggcatccacaacttttctgggcaacctggtccagtgtcCCACCACCCTCGTtgcaaaaaatttcttccttatgtccaatctaaatctacccccttttagtttaaaaccgttgcccctcatcctgtcactatgggccttggtaaaaagtctctctccatcgTTCTATGtggaaaggctgcaataaggtgtccccagagcctgctcttccccaggctgaacaaccccagctctctcagcctttcttcacgggagaggtgttccagccctctgatcattttcgtgcccctcctctggacccgctctaacagctccatgtcttccttgtgctggggaccccagagctggacacagtactccgggtggggtctcacaagggcAGAGTAGGAggagagaatcacctccctcgacctgctggccaccctGAAGACCAATCTAATGATACAATCGCATGAGTAAAAGCATATCTCACGTTGTCATCTCCTTACTGATCTCTCCATGCTCATGGAACACCGTTTCTTTAGAGATGGgtcaggcagctgcaggaggagctcGCCAACGCTCTCAGAAAGAACTCCCTGGCAGAAGCGTCACTGGCAGCTAAGAAGCGCTACAGCAGGGACCTGCAGGAACAGCGGCTGCAGTTGCAGAAGGAACTGGACAGGTCTACAGCTAAGGTACGGAGGAAGCCTGTCTCTTGGCAGGGGCCCAGGCCTTTTTCGTAGCAAATCCGAGTCGGGAACTGATCCtttcttggggttttgtgtAACCCAGGGTGGCTCCATGCGTGGCTAGCTGCGATGAGGGTGGGAGGGaacagcactgctgcctttgaTGCCCGCCTGCTTGCACTGCTTGAAGTAACAGTGGAAGTTTGCGCTAAGGCGGTCTTGGTGCACTAGGCAGCTTTGCAACAGGAGTAGCTTGAGTGACATGTAAGCGACTCGCCTTGTTTTATAAGCCTGGCGCCTACAATCAAAAAGGTCACTAACTGTGAAGTCACTTGGTCCTTAATTGGGGAAGGGTGCGTGCATTCCTTCCAAAAAGCTGCTTCTCAAGTGTCACGGGGAAGGTgaatttgcttctttctctgagGGTGTGCTGGTAGAGAAAGAGTAGGCATAGTGGAGTGTTGCGCTGGTGCTTTTTTGTATTCCCTCGTCACGTCATCATTGTTACGGAGTTGCAAAGTCACTGTAGGAGCAGGAGCTTCTAACCGTGTTGCAGCAGCCAACAAGTGGCTACAAAGAGTGTTGGGAGTCcttgagagaggaggaggaggaagagtgtTGTGGCAGCGTTTAGGAAATGCTGTAGGAAATCAATGCAGACATAGGAGAGGGGCCAgtataaaagacaaagaagtaACACACATTTCGAGAGTCAAGGTGAGAGTCAAAGCAGTCCACTCCTTTTTATCAAACCTAAGCTGACTCCGGGGATTCTTGTTGTGGTTTGACAGCTGCAGGAACTGAGAGAACGGCATATCCGGACTGAGTGTTATGTCTGGTTCCTGAAGAAGGCCATAAAGAATAAGAAGAGGGAACTAACCACCTCCAGGAACCTGCAGGGCCTTCTGGCCGCCTCTTCCGCAACTGCGGCTatcccagagctggaagaaCGCATGCAAAGGTAAGCAAGTAACACAGTGCAGCAAGGCCTCGCTTTCTGTGATGGTGTGAAAATAGGACTGTCTGTTTTGCACGCCACTGAGACAATAGTATATGATTTTCAACCACGCTTTTGGTTTAGATGAGGTTCTTTCACACGCTTCTTTGGGGATTTGTGCTCCTGTGGATTTCGGGGGTAACGCCTGTACTTCTTTTTCAGGCTCCAAGTTGGAAAGGCCAGGCTGgaagccacagcccagcaacaAGCCAAGACCATCGAAGCCCTTCAGAAAGATCTGCAAGCCTCTGCCACAGTAAGGCAGTCAGAGCCTTCCCTTTTCATGAGCTACAGAGCCCAGTTCCACTCTTAAGATGAGGTTTTCCCGGACAGCCCAGGAGAGATCAGTTCCTCTGTTCTACTGACTATAGGCTGCTCTGAAAGTCCTGCTGGCCCATTCCCCAGCTTTCTGGCTTTGGGAGTTGTCCCATGAGACTGTAGCAAGTCCTACTTAACGCCGTCTTTGTCAAGGAGTTGACGCTAATGCACTGGCTGCAGTATTTGCTGCTTTCGACCAGCTGCGAGGTTGAGACCGCAGGCAGCACTTAAGACAGTCGTGCAGTAGAGGGATTTGGTAGCTTTGCTTGCGGACTTTCCTTGGGCTCTTTTGGTGGTGCAGAGCGCTTCATCCTGGAGGCCTGACTGGCATCGTCAGACTGTGACAGGAATTCTTCACTTGCCTGGACTCTGGTCACCTTCCTGTTTTAGTGACTCTGGATTCGTTGGCCAGAGGGTGTGGGTCCATAATGCAACGAGAAgacctccagagaagaaaatccGCAACTAATAAGGGAATGACACCTCCATAGGCAGTATTTTGTGTGCTGTGCTTGGGTGGCGTTGCAGGGCAGGCAACTGTGGCGTTGCACTGATGCTGgcaagagaagaagaaaggcccCGAGGTGTGACCTTCAGTCGGGAAAGTCCTAGCATgagttcttttctcttcttttaacgCTGCTGTAGGCTCGTAATGGCCCGGAGAACTTGATACCTGGCTTTCAGACAAAACGGACTGCAAAGGAACACCAACGTCAGCAGGTATATGAACGGCTTCTGGGAATGACTGGTTTTAGTCTTGCAATTTCTTGTGGGCAGGTAATCTATGAAAAGATGGGGTGGGCTGTGGAGAACCCCCCAGGGTTTTGGGCAGGGCACCCTCAGGGGAAAGGTCTATACGCCGCCTCATTCCCCTGGTGCTACTGGATTTTGAATCTGCTTGGTGGACAATATGCGGGCTCTTGCAGTCGTTAGCCCCATTCCTTTGATGGGTAGGCTCTGTCCTGTGGACAGGAGAGAGATCTGTGGTTGAGAGCTGCAAGAGGAGACTGCACTTGGGAGGTCCGTGTTATCTTCCTCGTGGAGAACGCTGTCTGCACGTTCTGCATATGGATCCTGTTCCAGCACTCCGTGTGTGACGTATCTTTCCTATTTTGAAAGTGTGGGAGTGAAAGCAAGGAAGTGAAGCAGCTGGTCGAGATGAAACGCCGATCAGAAGCGCTTCTGGAGGAAATGTGGCGGAGAAACAGTGCGCTGAAGGAAGAACGTACCAGGCATGGCTTTTTAGTGCTTTAAAGAAGTATCATGTTGAGTGGAAGtcaagctttactgaaatctcatGTAAAGGCACGTACATAACCGTCTGTGAGCAAATTCAAGCCTCGCGTTCAATCTTGCAAAGTGCTTCTGTGCCTGAGCCTATGGtttgaaaaagctgcaaaaggcCTTGCAAAATCAGGCGGCCTGCAGTTctcctgggagggaaggaagtcttttcttcctctgttcagGTAAACTTTGGGCCTTCCAAGTGATGACTGGCACTGCAGTGCTGGCTGTCCTCAGCAATTCCTGGCCTGCAATTCAAGCACACTACAGATGAAGCAAGCCATGGCTGTGCTGCTTACGTAAGAGTACGTGAAAAAGGCcaactgttgctttgcttcaCGCTTTCCTCACTGATTTGCTGTGCAGGTTGAAGATGCTTCTGGAGGGAGCTCGGGCAAAGGTAAAGGCATatgcagagaaggagagagagaaagagtccCAGCTCAGTTTCCAGGGAGAGATGAATAACAGCTGTTCGGAGGTGGCCAGCCAAGTTGGTAAACTAAGAAGAAAGgtgagctctgctttgctcagtGGATTTGAGGTGATgacttttttctgctggaaccAGTATGATTCTTTTCCTAcggtttttttccatgttgctAATTTCCTGTTGGCTGTAGCCGGTCACCATACATCAAGATTTTCATACGAAAAAGCAGGTGACAAATGCAGTCTCGATGGCCCCCCACCTTACGGATTCCCACAGATGTGAGTAACTTTAGAGCTCTCTCTTTGagttccttctcttttgctgcCTACAAGTTGGTGACATTATTTCTCAACAGCTGGAGATGCAGTCGAAAAACCACAGGCAGTGGATGAGAAAAAAGCAGGACCTGTGAGAAAAGCTGTCCGCATTGCGTGGGACTGCCATGGTAGGTCAGAGCCAAACAGAGCAGTCTAAAAGAGATGGGAGAAAGAACTGCACAAGAAATAACACAAGAACTGCAACAAGTGGATCCATATCTCCATGTAATGCCATTTTCCACATGTGTCTGTAGCCCATAGGCTACAACTTTGTTGTTGACATGTTTGAGTCTTTGGTTTTCGGTATCTGGATCTGTGCGCTAGTGCTGTATTTCCAGGATCCACTTTCCAGTGGCACCTTTGGCCCAGCCTGCTGTAAAACTAACACgcagcctttgcttttcctgccctTCGCCAGTCACAGCTGAACCTCCGATGTAGTTAGCGCTGAGATGATGCTGGAGCAGCGGAAGTGCCAGGAAACAGAGTGCTCACAGGGAGATGAGTGAAGCCTGGAAACC contains:
- the LOC129200467 gene encoding ankyrin repeat domain-containing protein 7-like, whose amino-acid sequence is MHRLIGLLRSVRERSTSGSASAPGAAGASELREKGQGALHSAAASGDLAELQRRWWWWQRLRINRRDAKKQTPLHLACANGHADVVRFLAGKKCQLNPRDSLKKSPLMKAVDHQHKDCVTILLEHGAKPNLKGAGGNTALHMAAVIPSKPLVELLLEHNAHIDAQNELGYTPLTLAITERCEEMVEFLLQKGADVHARDKHERTPLMIAVLAGNMNTIKSLLRHGADLSHQDCIGKQATHYARELTLYTNIAEQLEEYIRCEMTGECSAGGTEGPAVLDSFCAGTAAHCPLGGPAMTRAGVLPAAAEQQEEEVHTPSDSKTDSEAPNKASAGAVLPTADRHGACAQSVAGERGNGNFLAD